Proteins encoded within one genomic window of Anopheles gambiae chromosome 3, idAnoGambNW_F1_1, whole genome shotgun sequence:
- the LOC1280503 gene encoding protein 4.1 homolog isoform X1, with amino-acid sequence MPGESTKAAEPAAATSPSTPKKKPTNSKAALAKVTLLDGSILEVTIDRKCRGRDLLNSVCAGLNILEKDYFGLTYHTANDPRTWLDLERPVTKFFRSDPWDLSFEVKFYPPEPAQLQEDITRYHLCLQVRNDILEGRLPCSFVTHALLGSYLVQSELGDYDPAEMKDRSYLKDFKIAPNQTPELLDKVIDLHKTHKSQTPAEAELHYLENAKKLAMYGVDLHPAKDSEGVDIMLGVCASGLLVYRDKLRINRFAWPKILKISYKRNNFYIKIRPGEFEQYESTIGFKLENHRAAKKLWKACVEHHTFFRLMTPEPQQKSGLFPRLGSKYRYSGRTHYETRKTPVERPAPDFKRSLTGKRLSSRSMDALAQQEKERAAAKDAGKDANKRHTMSHPPDHIPDLDSPTRGSRSPIKKDKKERLKRESSTGTASASSQSSLEGEYETTSPNVVPAQKPAGGVAVLPVAGKKDKPEQVSQKDEGLNGNNGQAEALNSSAEEATSPSGKRKGFLFSSGRKSPKDKKDAGNEQPAKLMAAANGDGGSAGKKDPAKEAVQARAQDTATNKTPQTTPEKPGFTKPYEYSESEQDPATAHKKNVKTRGFRYDEAPLRPNEESEAQLSPNSQSRRATGLAFNYAPGEDQKVRESVEKRKAPGSPVAATATAAGVKTDQLSPKSAARGLPGESEAEKGVRTSARSYSPNKGRQVVDPLASGAGTFRPLDDTSSAFIQGEQAGAAAAAAAAAAAAAAEPAKKKVKIMVIISKFDPKTKKVDTAQGVVEHSTGVLDTKTGQIESKYGLIDPKAGTVVNFNARTGQNETFQGQTDPKTGQLHIVGGVVDSASGKVDDTLGQAIMVVPDEDSVVEITTITSKVDPNTGKIDTINGEIEKSRGILNHRTGILSTKYGDINPRTGELRAIDPKTGKPSPAAAAVRPVTVDRSNGQIMVVGVTDPKTNKLDNSQAHLIAIGNQVDPVVEVTSVLGKLDKKGLVDPKTITYDKSTGQLDTKDGKINTKYGQLDLVKQTVTFVDPKTGKTETKEIKVDPVSGQVLLKNQVNPKTGKTDKDYGRIVSIRIVHNRIDPVTGKHVPAAPVEDKDIRVDAKTNQVWLPDGGKDPKTGETIYTSSQVDPKTGFVITIYGYLNPKTNEIERQAKMDPNMTKVDPTTGQIYAATGQVDETTGEPLFAATQINEEDGEIYTKVGRIDPKSGRLVIIKIFIITKKDERGKPEELDVSAVDLDPETGHIRNIAPKTLYLYKMRDPITGETYNVDPNDPRIAGARTTVTQTMTLSGEIDPATGRIKSEWGHIDPNTGDIDPATAIRDPVTGKLILNYADIEPSHFGKNVTVTKETVPITREQFYEGIKHMDRKATRRDSESSDDDMTAQYGKESIKEISSGTAAAGSKLNAAAAAAAAAGTPTVVKTTTKQVITKNEDGVTHNVEEEVQNLGTGQIVYSTQEHKADAPTGTDAGKFVTATAVTTRTATTHEDLGTNAKTQQLEEKTVATTTTQHGERQEQRVITQEVKTTATVTSGDQYARRDSVSSSSSGDSGTPIDGPYGDESLSEVIYNKSYTGADNVVGASQIPEGPNVEHRRVVLDDLAEGGTTTHGEIVSSQTVSSKTRTVETITYKTERDGVVETRVEQKITIQSDGDPIDHDKALAEAIQEATAMNPDMTVEKIEIQQQTQ; translated from the exons ATGCCGGGCGAGTCAACGAAAGCGGCGGAACCGGCCGCCGCCACCAGTCCCAGCACACCGAAAAAGAAGCCCACCAACTCAAAGGCGGCCCTCGCAAAGGTTACACTGCTCGATGGTTCGATACTGGAGGTGACCATTGAT CGAAAATGCCGCGGTCGGGACCTACTGAACTCGGTCTGTGCCGGGCTGAACATACTGGAGAAGGATTACTTCGGGCTGACGTACCACACAGCGAACGATCCGCGCACTTGGCTCGATCTCGAGCGTCCGGTGACGAAGTTTTTCCGCTCCGATCCGTGGGACCTTTCGTTCGAGGTGAAGTTCTACCCGCCGGAGCCGGCCCAGCTGCAGGAGGACATCACGCGCTACCATCTGTGTCTGCAGGTGCGCAACGACATCCTGGAGGGCCGGCTGCCCTGCTCGTTCGTAACACACGCCCTGCTCGGCTCGTACCTGGTGCAGTCCGAGCTGGGCGACTACGATCCGGCCGAGATGAAGGATCGGTCCTATCTGAAGGACTTCAAGATTGCCCCGAACCAGACGCCCGAACTGCTGGACAAGGTGATCGATCTTCACAAGACCCACAA GAGTCAGACGCCAGCGGAAGCTGAGCTACACTATCTTGAGAATGCGAAAAAGCTCGCCATGTACGGTGTCGATCTGCACCCGGCGAAGGATTCCGAAGGTGTCGACATCATGCTCGGCGTCTGTGCCTCCGGTTTGCTCGTGTACAGAGACAA ACTTCGTATCAATCGGTTCGCCTGGCCGAAGATCCTGAAGATCTCGTACAAGCGCAACAACTTCTACATCAAAATCCGTCCGGGCGAGTTCGAGCAGTACGAGTCGACGATCGGCTTCAAGCTGGAGAACCACCGGGCGGCGAAAAAGCTGTGGAAGGCGTGCGTGGAGCACCACACCTTCTTCCGGCTGATGACGCCGGAACCGCAGCAAAAGTCGGGCCTGTTCCCGCGCCTTGGCTCGAAGTACCGATACTCGGGCCGCACGCACTACGAAACGCGCAAAACGCCCGTCGAGCGTCCGGCGCCCGATTTCAAGCGCAGCTTGACCGGAAAGCGTCTCTCCAGCCGCAGCATGGATG cACTCGCACAGCAGGAAAAGGAACGTGCGGCTGCCAAGGATGCGGGCAAGGACGCAAACAAACGCCACACGATGTCGCATCCGCCGGATCACATCCCGGATCTGGACTCGCCGACGCGCGGTTCCCGCAGCCCGATCAAGAAGGACAAAAAGGAGCGC CTGAAGCGTGAGTCCAGCACTGGCACCGCGTCCGCCTCGTCGCAGAGCTCCCTCGAGGGAGAGTACGAAACCACATCGCCAAACGTTGTTCCAGCACAG AAACCGGCTGGAGGAGTTGCCGTACTGCCAGTTGCCGGCAAGAAGGACAAACCCGAACAAGTTTCCCAGAAAGATGAAGGTCTGAATG GAAACAATGGACAAGCCGAGGCACTGAATTCCTCTGCGGAAGAGGCAACATCTCCCTCCGGCAAACGCAAG GGTTTCCTGTTTTCCTCCGGCCGCAAGTCGCCGAAGGACAAGAAAGACGCCGGAAATGAGCAGCCGGCTAAGCTGATGGCCGCCGCAAACGGTGACGGTGGCAGTGCGGGCAAAAAGGACCCGGCCAAGGAAGCGGTTCAGGCGCGGGCACAAGATACCGCCACGAACAAGACGCCGCAAACGACGCCGGAGAAGCCCGGCTTTACCAAACCGTACGAGTACTCGGAAAGCGAACAGGACCCGGCGACGGCGCACAAAAAGAACGTAAAGACGCGCGGCTTCCGGTACGACGAGGCACCGTTGCGCCCGAACGAGGAAAGCGAAGCGCAGCTCAGCCCGAACTCGCAAAGCCGCCGCGCGACCGGGCTGGCGTTCAACTACGCGCCGGGTGAGGATCAGAAGGTGCGCGAGTCGGTGGAGAAGCGTAAAGCGCCGGGATCGCCGGTAGCTGCCACTGCCACCGCTGCCGGTGTCAAGACCGATCAGCTCTCGCCGAAATCGGCTGCACGTGGACTGCCCGGGGAGAGTGAGGCTGAGAAGGGTGTGCGTACCAGCGCTCGATCGTACTCGCCCAACAAGGGTAGACAGGTGGTTGATCCGCTCGCTTCTGGGGCCGGCACGTTCCGTCCGTTAGACGACACTAGCAGTGCGTTTATTCAGGGCGAGCaggctggtgctgctgctgcggcagccgctgcagccgccgccgccgctgccgaaCCGGCCAAGAAGAAGGTGAAGATTATGGTGATCATTTCCAAGTTTGATCCCAAAACGAAGAAGGTCGATACGGCGCAGGGTGTGGTGGAGCATTCGACCGGCGTGCTGGACACGAAGACGGGCCAGATTGAGAGCAAGTACGGGCTGATCGATCCGAAGGCCGGCACGGTGGTGAACTTCAACGCTCGCACCGGCCAGAACGAAACGTTCCAGGGCCAGACGGACCCGAAGACGGGCCAGCTGCACATCGTGGGCGGCGTGGTCGACTCGGCTAGCGGCAAGGTAGATGATACGCTCGGCCAGGCCATTATGGTGGTGCCGGACGAGGATTCGGTGGTCGAGATCACGACCATCACCTCCAAGGTGGATCCCAACACGGGCAAAATCGACACAATCAATGGAGAAATTGAGAAGAGTCGCGGTATTCTGAACCACCGTACCGGCATTCTGAGCACCAAGTACGGTGACATTAACCCGCGCACGGGAGAGCTGCGAGCGATCGATCCTAAGACGGGCAAACCATCGCCTGCGGCTGCTGCCGTGCGTCCGGTGACGGTCGATCGTAGCAATGGACAGATTATGGTTGTTGGCGTGACCGACCCGAAGACGAACAAGCTGGACAACAGCCAGGCGCATCTGATCGCGATCGGCAACCAGGTGGATCCGGTGGTGGAGGTAACGTCCGTGCTCGGCAAGCTTGACAAGAAGGGTCTGGTCGATCCGAAGACGATCACGTACGACAAGAGCACGGGTCAGCTGGACACGAAGGACGGCAAAATCAACACCAAGTACGGTCAGCTGGACCTGGTGAAGCAAACGGTCACGTTTGTCGACCCGAAGACGGGCAAGACGGAAACGAAGGAGATCAAGGTGGATCCGGTCAGTGGGCAGGTGTTGCTGAAGAATCAGGTCAACCCGAAGACGGGCAAAACGGACAAAGATTACGGGCGTATCGTGTCGATTCGCATCGTGCACAACCGTATCGATCCGGTGACGGGTAAGCACGTGCCGGCTGCCCCGGTCGAGGACAAAGACATTCGTGTGGATGCCAAAACGAACCAGGTCTGGCTGCCGGACGGTGGTAAGGATCCGAAGACGGGCGAAACGATTTACACTTCGAGCCAGGTCGATCCGAAGACCGGTTTTGTCATCACGATCTACGGCTATCTTAACCCGAAGACGAACGAAATCGAACGACAGGCCAAGATGGACCCGAACATGACGAAGGTGGACCCCACGACGGGCCAGATCTATGCTGCCACGGGCCAGGTCGATGAGACCACCGGTGAGCCACTGTTCGCCGCGACCCAAATCAACGAAGAGGACGGGGAAATCTACACCAAGGTGGGCCGTATCGATCCGAAATCGGGCCGACTAGTCATCATCAAGATCTTCATCATCACGAAGAAGGACGAGCGGGGCAAACCGGAGGAGCTGGACGTGAGCGCGGTCGATCTGGATCCGGAGACGGGTCACATTCGCAACATTGCACCGAAGACGCTGTATCTGTACAAGATGCGCGATCCTATTACGGGCGAGACGTACAACGTGGATCCGAACGATCCGCGCATTGCCGGCGCACGAACGACGGTCACGCAAACGATGACGCTGAGCGGTGAGATTGACCCGGCTACCGGGCGCATCAAGTCCGAGTGGGGCCACATCGATCCGAACACGGGCGACATTGATCCGGCGACGGCCATCCGCGATCCGGTCACCGGTAAGCTGATCCTGAACTATGCCGACATTGAACCGAGCCACTTTGGCAAGAATGTAACGGTGACGAAGGAAACGGTACCGATTACGCGCGAGCAGTTCTACGAAGGCATCAAGCACATGGACAGGAAGGCCACGCGCCGAGACTCGGAAAGCTCGGACGACGATATGACCGCCCAGTACGGCAAGGAAAGCATCAAGGAGATCAGCTCGGGTACAGCGGCGGCGGGCAGCAAGctgaatgctgctgctgctgctgcggctgctgccggCACGCCAACCGTAGTGAAGACGACGACCAAGCAGGTGATCACGAAGAACGAGGATGGCGTTACGCATAacgtggaggaggaggtgcaGAATCTGGGCACCGGACAGATCGTGTACTCCACCCAGGAGCACAAG GCGGATGCCCCGACCGGTACGGATGCAGGTAAATTTGTGACGGCCACCGCTGTCACGACGCGTACCGCCACCACCCACGAGGATCTGGGCACGAACGCTAAAACGCAACAGCTCGAAGAGAAAACGgtggccaccaccaccacccagcaCGGTGAGCGGCAGGAGCAGCGTGTCATTACGCAGGAAGTCAAAACCACGGCCACGGTGACTAGTGGCGATCAG TACGCACGCCGTGACAGTGTCTCATCGTCGAGTTCCGGCGACTCCGGAACACCGATCGATGGCCCCTACGGAGACGAATCGCTGTCGGAAGTGATCTACAACAAGTCCTACACG GGAGCGGATAACGTTGTCGGTGCCTCACAAATCCCGGAAGGACCGAACGTGGAGCATCGGCGTGTGGTGCTAGATGATCTTGCCGAAGGTGGCACCACTACCCACGGTGAAATCGTATCGTCCCAGACGGTATCCAGCAAAACGCGAACCGTTGAAACAATCACC TACAAAACGGAACGGGACGGTGTGGTGGAGACACGCGTCGAGCAGAAGATCACCATCCAGTCTGATGGCGACCCGATCGATCATGACAAAGCCCTTGCTGAAGCAATTCAG GAAGCAACCGCCATGAATCCAGATATGACAGTGGAGAAGATTGAAATTCAACAGCAAACGcaataa
- the LOC1280503 gene encoding protein 4.1 homolog isoform X3, translated as MPGESTKAAEPAAATSPSTPKKKPTNSKAALAKVTLLDGSILEVTIDRKCRGRDLLNSVCAGLNILEKDYFGLTYHTANDPRTWLDLERPVTKFFRSDPWDLSFEVKFYPPEPAQLQEDITRYHLCLQVRNDILEGRLPCSFVTHALLGSYLVQSELGDYDPAEMKDRSYLKDFKIAPNQTPELLDKVIDLHKTHKSQTPAEAELHYLENAKKLAMYGVDLHPAKDSEGVDIMLGVCASGLLVYRDKLRINRFAWPKILKISYKRNNFYIKIRPGEFEQYESTIGFKLENHRAAKKLWKACVEHHTFFRLMTPEPQQKSGLFPRLGSKYRYSGRTHYETRKTPVERPAPDFKRSLTGKRLSSRSMDALAQQEKERAAAKDAGKDANKRHTMSHPPDHIPDLDSPTRGSRSPIKKDKKERLKRESSTGTASASSQSSLEGEYETTSPNVVPAQKPAGGVAVLPVAGKKDKPEQVSQKDEGLNGNNGQAEALNSSAEEATSPSGKRKGFLFSSGRKSPKDKKDAGNEQPAKLMAAANGDGGSAGKKDPAKEAVQARAQDTATNKTPQTTPEKPGFTKPYEYSESEQDPATAHKKNVKTRGFRYDEAPLRPNEESEAQLSPNSQSRRATGLAFNYAPGEDQKVRESVEKRKAPGSPVAATATAAGVKTDQLSPKSAARGLPGESEAEKGVRTSARSYSPNKGRQVVDPLASGAGTFRPLDDTSSAFIQGEQAGAAAAAAAAAAAAAAEPAKKKVKIMVIISKFDPKTKKVDTAQGVVEHSTGVLDTKTGQIESKYGLIDPKAGTVVNFNARTGQNETFQGQTDPKTGQLHIVGGVVDSASGKVDDTLGQAIMVVPDEDSVVEITTITSKVDPNTGKIDTINGEIEKSRGILNHRTGILSTKYGDINPRTGELRAIDPKTGKPSPAAAAVRPVTVDRSNGQIMVVGVTDPKTNKLDNSQAHLIAIGNQVDPVVEVTSVLGKLDKKGLVDPKTITYDKSTGQLDTKDGKINTKYGQLDLVKQTVTFVDPKTGKTETKEIKVDPVSGQVLLKNQVNPKTGKTDKDYGRIVSIRIVHNRIDPVTGKHVPAAPVEDKDIRVDAKTNQVWLPDGGKDPKTGETIYTSSQVDPKTGFVITIYGYLNPKTNEIERQAKMDPNMTKVDPTTGQIYAATGQVDETTGEPLFAATQINEEDGEIYTKVGRIDPKSGRLVIIKIFIITKKDERGKPEELDVSAVDLDPETGHIRNIAPKTLYLYKMRDPITGETYNVDPNDPRIAGARTTVTQTMTLSGEIDPATGRIKSEWGHIDPNTGDIDPATAIRDPVTGKLILNYADIEPSHFGKNVTVTKETVPITREQFYEGIKHMDRKATRRDSESSDDDMTAQYGKESIKEISSGTAAAGSKLNAAAAAAAAAGTPTVVKTTTKQVITKNEDGVTHNVEEEVQNLGTGQIVYSTQEHKADAPTGTDAGKFVTATAVTTRTATTHEDLGTNAKTQQLEEKTVATTTTQHGERQEQRVITQEVKTTATVTSGDQGADNVVGASQIPEGPNVEHRRVVLDDLAEGGTTTHGEIVSSQTVSSKTRTVETITYKTERDGVVETRVEQKITIQSDGDPIDHDKALAEAIQEATAMNPDMTVEKIEIQQQTQ; from the exons ATGCCGGGCGAGTCAACGAAAGCGGCGGAACCGGCCGCCGCCACCAGTCCCAGCACACCGAAAAAGAAGCCCACCAACTCAAAGGCGGCCCTCGCAAAGGTTACACTGCTCGATGGTTCGATACTGGAGGTGACCATTGAT CGAAAATGCCGCGGTCGGGACCTACTGAACTCGGTCTGTGCCGGGCTGAACATACTGGAGAAGGATTACTTCGGGCTGACGTACCACACAGCGAACGATCCGCGCACTTGGCTCGATCTCGAGCGTCCGGTGACGAAGTTTTTCCGCTCCGATCCGTGGGACCTTTCGTTCGAGGTGAAGTTCTACCCGCCGGAGCCGGCCCAGCTGCAGGAGGACATCACGCGCTACCATCTGTGTCTGCAGGTGCGCAACGACATCCTGGAGGGCCGGCTGCCCTGCTCGTTCGTAACACACGCCCTGCTCGGCTCGTACCTGGTGCAGTCCGAGCTGGGCGACTACGATCCGGCCGAGATGAAGGATCGGTCCTATCTGAAGGACTTCAAGATTGCCCCGAACCAGACGCCCGAACTGCTGGACAAGGTGATCGATCTTCACAAGACCCACAA GAGTCAGACGCCAGCGGAAGCTGAGCTACACTATCTTGAGAATGCGAAAAAGCTCGCCATGTACGGTGTCGATCTGCACCCGGCGAAGGATTCCGAAGGTGTCGACATCATGCTCGGCGTCTGTGCCTCCGGTTTGCTCGTGTACAGAGACAA ACTTCGTATCAATCGGTTCGCCTGGCCGAAGATCCTGAAGATCTCGTACAAGCGCAACAACTTCTACATCAAAATCCGTCCGGGCGAGTTCGAGCAGTACGAGTCGACGATCGGCTTCAAGCTGGAGAACCACCGGGCGGCGAAAAAGCTGTGGAAGGCGTGCGTGGAGCACCACACCTTCTTCCGGCTGATGACGCCGGAACCGCAGCAAAAGTCGGGCCTGTTCCCGCGCCTTGGCTCGAAGTACCGATACTCGGGCCGCACGCACTACGAAACGCGCAAAACGCCCGTCGAGCGTCCGGCGCCCGATTTCAAGCGCAGCTTGACCGGAAAGCGTCTCTCCAGCCGCAGCATGGATG cACTCGCACAGCAGGAAAAGGAACGTGCGGCTGCCAAGGATGCGGGCAAGGACGCAAACAAACGCCACACGATGTCGCATCCGCCGGATCACATCCCGGATCTGGACTCGCCGACGCGCGGTTCCCGCAGCCCGATCAAGAAGGACAAAAAGGAGCGC CTGAAGCGTGAGTCCAGCACTGGCACCGCGTCCGCCTCGTCGCAGAGCTCCCTCGAGGGAGAGTACGAAACCACATCGCCAAACGTTGTTCCAGCACAG AAACCGGCTGGAGGAGTTGCCGTACTGCCAGTTGCCGGCAAGAAGGACAAACCCGAACAAGTTTCCCAGAAAGATGAAGGTCTGAATG GAAACAATGGACAAGCCGAGGCACTGAATTCCTCTGCGGAAGAGGCAACATCTCCCTCCGGCAAACGCAAG GGTTTCCTGTTTTCCTCCGGCCGCAAGTCGCCGAAGGACAAGAAAGACGCCGGAAATGAGCAGCCGGCTAAGCTGATGGCCGCCGCAAACGGTGACGGTGGCAGTGCGGGCAAAAAGGACCCGGCCAAGGAAGCGGTTCAGGCGCGGGCACAAGATACCGCCACGAACAAGACGCCGCAAACGACGCCGGAGAAGCCCGGCTTTACCAAACCGTACGAGTACTCGGAAAGCGAACAGGACCCGGCGACGGCGCACAAAAAGAACGTAAAGACGCGCGGCTTCCGGTACGACGAGGCACCGTTGCGCCCGAACGAGGAAAGCGAAGCGCAGCTCAGCCCGAACTCGCAAAGCCGCCGCGCGACCGGGCTGGCGTTCAACTACGCGCCGGGTGAGGATCAGAAGGTGCGCGAGTCGGTGGAGAAGCGTAAAGCGCCGGGATCGCCGGTAGCTGCCACTGCCACCGCTGCCGGTGTCAAGACCGATCAGCTCTCGCCGAAATCGGCTGCACGTGGACTGCCCGGGGAGAGTGAGGCTGAGAAGGGTGTGCGTACCAGCGCTCGATCGTACTCGCCCAACAAGGGTAGACAGGTGGTTGATCCGCTCGCTTCTGGGGCCGGCACGTTCCGTCCGTTAGACGACACTAGCAGTGCGTTTATTCAGGGCGAGCaggctggtgctgctgctgcggcagccgctgcagccgccgccgccgctgccgaaCCGGCCAAGAAGAAGGTGAAGATTATGGTGATCATTTCCAAGTTTGATCCCAAAACGAAGAAGGTCGATACGGCGCAGGGTGTGGTGGAGCATTCGACCGGCGTGCTGGACACGAAGACGGGCCAGATTGAGAGCAAGTACGGGCTGATCGATCCGAAGGCCGGCACGGTGGTGAACTTCAACGCTCGCACCGGCCAGAACGAAACGTTCCAGGGCCAGACGGACCCGAAGACGGGCCAGCTGCACATCGTGGGCGGCGTGGTCGACTCGGCTAGCGGCAAGGTAGATGATACGCTCGGCCAGGCCATTATGGTGGTGCCGGACGAGGATTCGGTGGTCGAGATCACGACCATCACCTCCAAGGTGGATCCCAACACGGGCAAAATCGACACAATCAATGGAGAAATTGAGAAGAGTCGCGGTATTCTGAACCACCGTACCGGCATTCTGAGCACCAAGTACGGTGACATTAACCCGCGCACGGGAGAGCTGCGAGCGATCGATCCTAAGACGGGCAAACCATCGCCTGCGGCTGCTGCCGTGCGTCCGGTGACGGTCGATCGTAGCAATGGACAGATTATGGTTGTTGGCGTGACCGACCCGAAGACGAACAAGCTGGACAACAGCCAGGCGCATCTGATCGCGATCGGCAACCAGGTGGATCCGGTGGTGGAGGTAACGTCCGTGCTCGGCAAGCTTGACAAGAAGGGTCTGGTCGATCCGAAGACGATCACGTACGACAAGAGCACGGGTCAGCTGGACACGAAGGACGGCAAAATCAACACCAAGTACGGTCAGCTGGACCTGGTGAAGCAAACGGTCACGTTTGTCGACCCGAAGACGGGCAAGACGGAAACGAAGGAGATCAAGGTGGATCCGGTCAGTGGGCAGGTGTTGCTGAAGAATCAGGTCAACCCGAAGACGGGCAAAACGGACAAAGATTACGGGCGTATCGTGTCGATTCGCATCGTGCACAACCGTATCGATCCGGTGACGGGTAAGCACGTGCCGGCTGCCCCGGTCGAGGACAAAGACATTCGTGTGGATGCCAAAACGAACCAGGTCTGGCTGCCGGACGGTGGTAAGGATCCGAAGACGGGCGAAACGATTTACACTTCGAGCCAGGTCGATCCGAAGACCGGTTTTGTCATCACGATCTACGGCTATCTTAACCCGAAGACGAACGAAATCGAACGACAGGCCAAGATGGACCCGAACATGACGAAGGTGGACCCCACGACGGGCCAGATCTATGCTGCCACGGGCCAGGTCGATGAGACCACCGGTGAGCCACTGTTCGCCGCGACCCAAATCAACGAAGAGGACGGGGAAATCTACACCAAGGTGGGCCGTATCGATCCGAAATCGGGCCGACTAGTCATCATCAAGATCTTCATCATCACGAAGAAGGACGAGCGGGGCAAACCGGAGGAGCTGGACGTGAGCGCGGTCGATCTGGATCCGGAGACGGGTCACATTCGCAACATTGCACCGAAGACGCTGTATCTGTACAAGATGCGCGATCCTATTACGGGCGAGACGTACAACGTGGATCCGAACGATCCGCGCATTGCCGGCGCACGAACGACGGTCACGCAAACGATGACGCTGAGCGGTGAGATTGACCCGGCTACCGGGCGCATCAAGTCCGAGTGGGGCCACATCGATCCGAACACGGGCGACATTGATCCGGCGACGGCCATCCGCGATCCGGTCACCGGTAAGCTGATCCTGAACTATGCCGACATTGAACCGAGCCACTTTGGCAAGAATGTAACGGTGACGAAGGAAACGGTACCGATTACGCGCGAGCAGTTCTACGAAGGCATCAAGCACATGGACAGGAAGGCCACGCGCCGAGACTCGGAAAGCTCGGACGACGATATGACCGCCCAGTACGGCAAGGAAAGCATCAAGGAGATCAGCTCGGGTACAGCGGCGGCGGGCAGCAAGctgaatgctgctgctgctgctgcggctgctgccggCACGCCAACCGTAGTGAAGACGACGACCAAGCAGGTGATCACGAAGAACGAGGATGGCGTTACGCATAacgtggaggaggaggtgcaGAATCTGGGCACCGGACAGATCGTGTACTCCACCCAGGAGCACAAG GCGGATGCCCCGACCGGTACGGATGCAGGTAAATTTGTGACGGCCACCGCTGTCACGACGCGTACCGCCACCACCCACGAGGATCTGGGCACGAACGCTAAAACGCAACAGCTCGAAGAGAAAACGgtggccaccaccaccacccagcaCGGTGAGCGGCAGGAGCAGCGTGTCATTACGCAGGAAGTCAAAACCACGGCCACGGTGACTAGTGGCGATCAG GGAGCGGATAACGTTGTCGGTGCCTCACAAATCCCGGAAGGACCGAACGTGGAGCATCGGCGTGTGGTGCTAGATGATCTTGCCGAAGGTGGCACCACTACCCACGGTGAAATCGTATCGTCCCAGACGGTATCCAGCAAAACGCGAACCGTTGAAACAATCACC TACAAAACGGAACGGGACGGTGTGGTGGAGACACGCGTCGAGCAGAAGATCACCATCCAGTCTGATGGCGACCCGATCGATCATGACAAAGCCCTTGCTGAAGCAATTCAG GAAGCAACCGCCATGAATCCAGATATGACAGTGGAGAAGATTGAAATTCAACAGCAAACGcaataa